The Leptospira mtsangambouensis sequence TTCATAGGTGCAGGTATACGAAAACTAAACCAGAGTTATGATTCAAGTCAGCAATTTATCAAAATTTTACGGCGAAAAACGAGCCATCTCAGGGCTTAATTTCAAATTAGAAAAAGGCGAAATTGTGGGTCTTTTGGGACTCAACGGCGCCGGGAAAACCACCACAATTCGAATCTTGACCGGGTATTTGATTCCCAGCGCAGGAGATGCTTCGATTGATGGGAAGTCCATCTTTGACTTTCCTTTGGAGGCAAAACAGAAAATAGGTTACCTACCGGAAACCCCTCCACTCTACGAAGACATGACGATTTTGGAATATCTTCAATTTGTGGGTCGAATCAAAAAAATCGAAGAATCCAAACTCGCCTCAGAAGTAGAAAAGGTTCTTTTAAAAACTAACATTACGGCTGTTAAAGATAAGTTGATTGGTACTTTATCTTTAGGATATAGGAAACGAGTGGGAATTGCCCAAGCAATCCTTGGAGATCCTGAAATTGTGATTATGGACGAACCGATCTCAGGACTTGATCCAAAACAAATTGTAGAGATTCGAAATTTAATTCGAAGTTTGGCCGGTGATCATACCGTTCTCATCTCCAGTCATATCTTAACCGAAATTTATAAAACTTGTGATAAGTTTTTATTTTTACACAAAGGAAGTTTGAAACAGGAACTTTCTTTATCAAGATTAGAGGAAGAAATGAATCGTCTTGCTGGTTGGGAAGTTGGTTTATCTGGAAAAGAGTCAAACGATCTACATTCGTTCGTGAAATCAGTGATTGGTGGATCAGATACTGTGACTGAACTTGGAACCAACAAAGAAGAAATTCAATTTTTAGTTCGAACCACAAATCCAAAACAATTTAAAGAATCTTTGTTTTCCAAAGCACTTTCGAGTGGAATTCAAATTGAGTCTTTAAAAAAACAAGAAGTGTCTTTAGAACAGATTTTTATGGAGAAGATATGAACTGGCAAACTGCTGTTTGGATCTATAAAAAAGAATTACGATTATTTTTTGGAACGTATATGGGGCCTTTGGTTCTGGGAGGAACTGCATTTCTCAATGCACTCTTCGTGATGATTCTAAATTTTAATGGAACTGCAAATTATGAAATTGCAACTTACATCACTTTCATTTCCTTTATGACAACAATTCTTATCGCAATGGTCATCATATCGATGGGTTCCATTGTAGAGGAAAGAAATAAGGGAACTTTGGAATTACTATTTACATCTCCAGTCACAGATTTGGAAATTGTTTTTGGTAAATTTCTTTTTGGTGTTACTGTTTGTGGGATCATTACCATTTTTATCAATGGACTCTTTCCTTTGTTGTTATACTCTTTTTGGAAAGCTCCGTTTTACATGGTAGCTTCTGGAAGTGTCGGTGTGTTTTTGTTAGGTGTATTTACCTTCACGATTGGAATGTTTGGATCAAGTCTTGGTAAAAACCAAATGATTTCCTTACTCATTTCTGTGTTAATCATTTTGACACTATGGGTTGTGGGATATTTTTCACACCTATTCCAGGCAACAACGAGAAAGGTTCTCTTTCATTTACATATCTTTTCTCACTTTGCCGCTTTTGCCAAGGGTGTTGTCCCTTTGACTGGGATTGTTTTTTTCTTAAGTGGAACGTTTTTGTTCTTATACCTTACCGTAAAGGTCTTGGAATCCAGGAGATGGAGGGGATAGACCATGTTTTTAACCGCAGATAGAATTTTACCATTTGTAAGTTTACTTTCTCTTTTCGCCTATTTCTTGTTTGATGGGATGGTTGTAGATCCAAAAAGAAGAATCATATTTTTTGGAGTGATTTTTTTATTTTTGGCTTCTGATACCATCGTTCGGGCCTTTTCAAAAGGATTAAGAAAAGAAGACCAAAATCGTTATATTGCTGCCGGATTTGGTATTGGAGCTTTTTTATTATCAGTTTTGCGTGATTTTTTGGATTTAAAACCAGTTGCTGGATTTAATGAAGAAGTCAGTGCCATTCCGAAAGTAAGAGAGTTTCTCCTACTTTGCGTAGTATTATTATCAATTGTATTTCTTCTTCAAATCATACTTCTTGAGATAGGGAAGTCATCATTAGAAGCACAAAGTAATTTAGCAAAATCCAAAAGTTCACTTTTACAAAATGCTGTATTAGGTTTTTTATTCGTTCTTCCCATTGTAGTTGCTGTTAACTATTTTGCGATCAAACGAAACTATAACTTTGATTTGAGTAGCCAGGGAAAATTTTCCCTTTCTCAAATTTCCAGAAATCTAATCAAACCAATCACTAAAGATGTTACGATCACAGCTTTTTATCCTCGTCCCTTGGAAGCAGATGGACCGGCAAATGGAGATAAGTTGGCGGCTTTTGCTCTCACTCGAGTTCGTCCCGATATCGAAATCCTTTTGGATCAAATCAAAGCAGAAAACTCACATATCACTGTCCAATTTATCAATGCAGATGTGGAAGTGGATTTACTAAAAGAGTTTGGCCAGGTTTCGAATGGTACCATTTTTGTCCGTTCTCAGAAACAATCTTTACTCACTTCTGGAACTCCATTTGCAGAAGAAAGGGTGATCGCCAAAGAAACAAAAGATTTAGAAGATCTAGAACGTAAGTTAGTTGGTGCACTTCTCAATGTTACAACCGAACAAAAAAAAGTTTATTTTACCGTTTCCAATGGGGAAAGATACGGAATGTCTTTTAAAGCCCTACCGAATGAGCAAGTAAACCGATTTGTTTCTTCTTTACAGTTTCTCAACTTTAAAGTGGCAGAACTTGGATTTGCACAAGGTTGGCCTTCTAAATTACCAGAAGATGCAGAAATGTTGGTTGTACTTGGGCCAACAGTTCCTTTTTCCAAAGAAGCCAAAGAAGAACTTACTAAGTTTGTTCTTGAAAAAAATGGAAAACTTCTCATTACCATGGAACCGAAAGGGAATGAAGACTTCAGTTGGTTACTATCAAACGCTGGTCTCAAATTTAAATCATCAGAGCTCATTGAAAGAGAAGAAAAACCTGGATTTGTTGTCGCAAAACGTTTTCCGGACAATAGACTCACCGATTTACTCCAGAAAAAAGACATGGGAATTTTATTCCCTTACAGTGGTTATTTGGAAACGGATGCAACCGTTCCATCTCCTCATTCGTTTAAGTCGGAAACTTTATTGGAATCAGGTTTTGAAGCATTTTCTGATGAAAATAAGAATGGAAAATTAGATCCAAACGAAAAAAAAGAAAGTAAAATTCTCTCCATCGTTTTAACTCCTATGTCTTTAGCCAATGACAAAGTTGGAAAGATTATTTTGCACACAGGTACTTCTTGGATAACTGATCAGTTCATTCCTTATGCAATGAACTCTCAGTTTTCTACAGTGTCCATCACTGGTTTGTTCCAAGATACGGCTGTTGCAGAAATTCCACTCAAAAAAGAAGAATTAGATACCATTTCCCTTTCCGACAATCAAAAGTTAGTTGCTTGGGTGATTGGAGTATTTTTATTTCCAGGATTCATTTTGGCAGTGGGATCTTACTTTGTATATTCCAGACGAAAAAGTTCTATGATTGAAGTATGAAACAGAAAATTAGTTTAGTAGTCATTGCTTTTGTTGGATTGTTTTTACTTTTCTACTGGATGGAAGACCATCCAGAAAATATTTCCGAAACTAATTTTTGGAAAGAAGATTGGAAATCCATTCGTTACACCCCACCCAAAGAAGATTGGTGTGGAGTTCTCGAGCCAAGATTTTCCGAGGAAAGTATGGTGTTTCGCAAAATCCCACGCGGATGGAACATAACACCTCTTTACACTGTTAGTTTGACAAAAGATGGAAAAGAATCATCTTACGAAGCAAACTACAATGTTAAAAATAGTTTTTCGGAACTAAGTGTTCTTAAAACGAAATTGATTGAAAAGGCCACACCAGAGATCCAAAAGTCATATTGTTTAGGGATGAGTTCTCCATCCGTATCTTTATCAGAAGAAAACGGAACGGATATTGAATTTTCAAAAGACAAACAATTGTTTTTTGGCAAAAAGATTGGAGCCGATGAAGGTCGTGTTTCTGTTTTGGTGAATGATGAAGTCATTGCTCCTTACAATTATTTGATTGAAAAGTTTCGTGCACCTTCTATCAGTTTTCGTGAAAAAATGTATATCACATTTAACGAAGGTTATCTGAAGGAACTTTCTTTTTCTGGTCAGGTTGTGAATGTAAAAGCGGAAAACCGTGCCAAAAAAAACCAATACAATGTGTATGTAAATGATTGGAGCCGAACGACAGGGGAACGAATTGTTTTGCCTCCTGATGTGGGAAACCAATGGGAATCGGTGGTCAAAGGACTAAAGGTAGAATTCTATAGAGACGAGATGGGTGCCCCAGAGTTTCCAGAACTTCCCTCGACTCAAGTGGCAGAAGCGGTTTTGGACGTAACCCAATCAGAAGGAATCAAATATCGTCTTTCCTTTTTCCCTTTGTGGGAGTCTGAATCAGGAAAATGGAGGCCGGTGCGTCGGGAGCTCCTTCCTTATTTTTCGGAATCCATCACTTGGATGAAAGAAGAATCCTTCCAAAATTTGGTGAATGCCGTCATGAAAGTGAAAAGTGCTTCCCGATACGAGCGTCCCAACCAGAAAATCCAATAAGGTGCAAAAAGTTTCTACAGTCGCATCTCGGATGGAAATGATCCGAGATTTATTCTATTCCCCAATGTCCGCTTTCGAATCCTATTATCATAAAACGGATTTGGGTGGTCGTGATTTGTGGTTGGCCCATCTCCAACTCATCCTTCTTGCACCAATTGCAAAGTTTTTTGGAAATTTAATCCAAATCCTTTTATTCAAAGTATCCACAGTCGATGAAGAAACAAAGTTAACCTACACACAAGGGATGTTGACCTTATTCTTTTTTTATTTAGGGTTCTATATTGTGATTCGGTTGGTTGATAGTTTCCGAATGTACCACCAAATGCGAGATCGAACCAAAGATTGGGAAGGACCAGAACCTCATGTGTTTATGATCTCCTATCTTCCTTTTAGTGCCACAGCCATCTTTTGGATTTTCCCTGCACCGATCCCCTTACTTGCATTAGGTGTTGGGTTTTTGTATTCTTTACATCTAGCGTATTTTTATTTATCACATCGAAGAGAATGGACTTCTTTTGATTTTCTATTTTTTCTGATGAAAGTGGTTTTGTTTTTTTTGGTTCTTATTTCAGTTCCTCTATTCATTTATAACCTGGTTAGGACGGTAATCTTTTGAAAATCTTTATGGTAGGCATTGGTGGAATTGCTATGGGTAATTTGGCCTATATGCTAAAAAATCAAGGTCATGATGTATCCGGTTCCGACCAAAATCTTTACCCACCTATGTCCGATAAGTTGGTAGAATGGGGTTTGTCACCTAAATCTGGTTATCGTAAAGAAAATGTAAAGGGTGCTGATTTAGTGATCATTGGGAACGCTATCTCACGTGGGAATCCAGAAGTAGAAGAAGTTCTCAATACAGGAATGGAATACATGAGTATGGCCCAGGCCATCGGGACTTTTTTTCTCAAAAATAAAAAACCCATCGTGATCTCTGGAACTCATGGAAAAACAACGACAACCTTTTTAACCCATTGGATTTTAGAGTCCATAGGTCTAAAACCCGGTCTTTTTGTGGGTGGGATTCGTAAGGATGGATTTCCTGGATTTGCACTGGGAGAAGGGGATTATTTTGTTATTGAAGGAGATGAATATGATTCTGCTTTCTTTGATAAAAGTTCAAAATTTTTACATTACAGACCTTACTATTTAGCAATGAATGCCCTCGACTTTGATCATGCGGATATTTTTGCCGATCTAAATGCAATCAAAACCATGTTCAAACGCCTGTTAAATTTGGTCCCTGGACGCGGTAAGGTATTCTATTGGAAAGGTTCAAAAAATCTAGTAGAGATCACAAAAGATTACAAACATGCACCTGTAGAATCATTTGAATTAGGTGATAAAAATTCCATTTTTAAATACGAAAAAGGTGTTTTGTCTGAGATTAGAACCAAAAATAAATTAAAACCCAATTTGATTGGTTCACATAACTACCGCAATGTGGAAGTGGCGGTTCGTATTTGTTTAGAAATTGCTCCACAAAAAAGAAAAGAGATTTTAGAAGCAGTGGAATCATTCCCTGGTGTCAAACGAAGACAAGAAAATCTTTTTGTTTCTGACAAAAGCCTCCTTGTGGAAGATTTTGCCCATCATCCAGTTGCCATCCAAGAAACCATAAAGGCTCACAAAGAAGCGTATCCAGGATACAAAATCATTTCTCTTTTCGAACCAAGAAGTGCGACTTCGCATCGAAATGTTTTCCAAGATGATTTTGCTAAATGTTTTAAAGGTAGTGATGTCAGCATCGTGACTGAAGTTTATCAGGTAGATAAGGTAAACAAACCTTTGCGTTTGAATGTTAAAAAATTGGTAAAAGACATCTCAAAGAATACAAAGAAAGAAGCTTTGTATGCGAAAGACCCAAAAGAAATTCCAGCCCTCTTAAAAAAGATTCTTCCAAAGTTCCAAAAGGAAAAAGTAATTATCCTTGCGATGTCGAACGGTGCCTTTGGTGGAATTTATCCTGAATTAAAATCATTAATCGAATTACGAGAATCTGTATGAGCCTATCCCAAGAAATCGAAGCCTTAGTCAAAGAAGCGGAATCTGTTTTATCTTCTGCCACATCCGAACAAGATTTGGATTCTTTAAAAAACCAATTCATTGGTAAAAAAGGAAAACTCACTTCTGTTTTAAAAGGTCTTGCTTCTTTATCTGTTGAAGAGAAAAAAACGGTTGGGAAACAAGCAAACGAAGCGCAAAGCCAACTCGAAAGTTTTGTTGAAACCAAAAGAACTTCTTTAAAAGAAAGTTTTTATGAAAACAAGTTAGGCCAAGAATTCTTTGATAGTTTACGCCCGCTTGCTTCTAAAGAAAGAGGAAGTCTCCATCCCATTTCTCAAATCCAATACGAAATCGAAGATATTTTTACATCCATGGGTTTTTCTGTGATGGATGGGCCAGAAGTAGAAACTGATGAAAACAATTTTGGTGCCCTGAATTTTACCGAAGACCATCCGGCACGTGATATGCAAGATACGTTTTATACGGCCGATGGTAACTTACTCAGAACTCATACTTCAGCCATCCAAGTGCGTGCCCTACGCAAACTAAAACCACCCTTTCGGATCATTGCCCCTGGTCGAGTGTTTCGATACGAAGAAGTAGATGCCTCTCACGAAAATACTTTTTACCAAGTAGAAGGAATGGTTGTGGGTGAAAACATTTCTGTGGCCCATTTGATTTATACAATGGAAACACTTCTTTCTCGTGTGTTCCGAAAAGAAATCAAAACAAGACTTCGTCCTGGATACTTTCCATTTGTGGAGCCAGGATTTGAACTTGATATCAACTGTTTGGTCTGCGGTGGAGAAGGTTGTAGTGTTTGTAAACATTCAGGTTGGTTGGAATTACTTCCTTGTGGTCTTGTACATCCGAATGTATTGGAAGCAGCAGGACTTGATTCTAAAAAATGGACTGGGTTTGCCTTTGGCCTAGGCCTTGACCGACTTGTCATGATGCGTTATGGAATCCATGACATCCGCTATTTCCAATCAGGAAATTTAAGGTTTCTTAAACAGTTTTAGTATTGTTAGGCGATTAAGAAACCAAAGGCCAAAGACTTACCATCTCTGGCCTTTTTTGTATCAACCCAATAAAACCGCTTGGATTTTTCCTCCAATCTCTTGGAATTCTACTTTTGATTTTCCCAGTTCCAATCCTTCTTTCGATAGAATTTCTGTTCCATCCTTTCCATAAAGATTGGTGAGGACCATCTCCCCATTTTCTTTTGTAGAACAGACAATGAGATAGGGTGGTTTTTTTTCACCACCTGGATTGAAATAGATAGTGCTAACGGTGAGGATGGTAGCCTTTTCTCCCAGTTTGGGACTTGGGACATTGACTTCCAAAGGTTTTAACGTGAATGGTTCTCTCGAAGGTTTCGGTTTTTCTTTAGAAAATAAAACCACAGAATTGATGCTATCTATCCCACCATTTCCACCCAGTAAACTAACATTAGGTGGTGTTCCCAGCTTTTCTGGGATGGGATCTACCGCAAGACCGTATTGGCTCGCAATATCAATGAGACCTGTGGCTCCGGAAAGTGCCATCGCTGCTTGGTAGTTTAAAATTCCTCCACCTAAGTTGATCGGGATTTCTTTGGTTCCATTGGAAATTTTTCCTCTTCTCAGAGCGGTGGCAGTTTCTTTTGGTGAAACTCCAAAATACAAACCTGCTTCATGGATGATCATTCCAGTAAAACAATCGTAAATCCATGCATATTCAATCTCAGATCGATTGAATCCAGAAGAAGCCACGGCTCTTTCACAAGCAAGGGCAGCAGGACTTTTTAAATCCTTTTTTTGGATGAAGTATTCTGCATGGGCACTATGGCCTGAACCCGCTAAGTAAATATGTTCGGAATCTTTTTTGATGATTTTATTTTCAATTAACTTCTGTTTCATGAATTCAGAAGTGATGAGCGTGGCAACTCCATGATCGGTGACAATGGCAATCATAGGTGTGCTATAAACTCCCGAAAGTGGTTTCTTTAATTGTTTTTCCGTGAGTGGTTTTTGGAATTGGAAAGCGCGGGGATTGGTTTCCGCCAAAGTTCGAAAGTGTTTAGTGATTTCTTCCAAATCTTCACTGGTGACACCTGTATCAAACATCATTCGTTCACATAACAAAGAATAAAGACCAATGAGAGTTGCCCCATAAGGCATTTCCCAATCTTTATGGCAAACAGTCGCTGTGAGTCGTTTTAAATCCGATACTTGTTTGAATACCGATTTAGGAACATCGGCAGCAGCGACAAGGACAACAGCATAAGGATTGGCTTTGACGATTGTGTGGGCCTCGGCAATGGCTCCACCGACACTGGCTCCACCCAAATCCACAGTATGACAAGCAAGCCCACCAAATCCCATATCATTGGAATCTTTTACAGTAAATCCATATCCTTCGCGGCCAAGGGACTGGGCTTCGATGGAAACAAAATCAGTTAGATAAGGGGCAATTTTGGAACGGTCTGTTCCTAAAAAACCAAATAGTTTATCAACAGAACGAAACAGTAAGGAATGGTATTTTTCTAAAGGAGAGAGAGTTTTATAAACTTCCGAATCAAATTCAGATTCGATGGTGTCAGCGACACCGAGTAGAATTGGGTCCATGATGGCACATTAGAATTATCCTTCCATATTCATCAACGCATTCATTCGAAAATCTTGTATGATTTGTTTGCAGCGTTCAGTAATTCGGGTGAGGCTTTCTCCAAATTTTTTGCCACCAAAAGAACTATGGGCATTTGGAAAATCCTTTTCATTTACTTGTACAATCATATCAGGATTGATTCGGTTTTTACTTACCAAATCTTGCACTGCCACTGTGATATTTTTAAGGGCAATACATCCATCTTTCAAAAGATTTTGAGAAGCTTTTTCAATGACGATATTGTTTCCGTTGGCATCGAGTAAGGTTTTAATGAACTCTTGCATTTTCATGGAAGGTAAACCACGTCTTGTCATTCCAATTCGTTCCACTTGCAAAACTGCATCTTGTAAAAAAGAATATTCGGGAGTTCCTTTGAAGATATAAATCAGAACAGGAAGTTCTGTTTCTGTAAAATCCAACATGGCACCGTAAAAATATCTTGTTTCCACTTTGGCGAGAGGATGGAAGTCCACCTTCTTATAGTTGGCTAACTTCTCTATGGACTCATCCATAATCCGATTTAAGGTTTGGGCTTTGGCTGCTTCTTTTTTGGCAGCAAGCTCTTGGAATTTGGATTTTAGTTGCTCTAGAAAAGTAACTTCTTCCGTTAAAAATTTTGTGATGTTACCACGGAGTTTGAGTATTTGTAAATATCTTTGTTCGAACCCTGATTGGTCGAAGGCTTTGGGATTTAGTTTACCGTGTTCTTTGTATTCTGATCTGATTTTTTCTAATATTGCTTTTGTTTCTGCTTCCGACAGTTCTTTCATTTCGATTGTTTCCAGTGCTCTATATCAAGTATGGTTTTATCCAAATCTTGCGCAAAATAAAGGGATGCATTTTTGGCATCAACATACATCAACTGGTTTGCATATTGTAATTGTTTTACCTGAATTTCATTTTTCAGATTTAAAATATTCAATAATTGCAAACTAAGTTTTTTGAAGTCTTTTACTATTATATCGGAAAGTCTTTGCATTTCAAACAGATGAAGTCTGTTTAATTTTTCCTTATCCGATTCAATAAATTTCATTTCTTCTCTTTTTTCTGCCGGGGCCTTTGAGATATAATACGTAATAGGACGAGGATATGATGTCATTTCTTTGTGAAGATCGATCATTTTATCAATGGCTTCAAAAACTTGTGCTTCCATTTCACGAGCAAAGTTTCCAACTATATTTTTATTTTCGGAAGGGTCTCCCGTTAACTCAAAAATCCTAGAGGATTGTAAATTACGAATGATGGCTGTAACTCTTTCTCGGTAGGTAGATAATAATTTAATAAAGTCTTCTATACTTTGGTAGGCAGTTTTTTCTTCAGAATCTGCCCCCACTTGTAAGTTTGGTTCTGCGTTTTCGACAGTTTCGTGTTCCTTAGGACTTGGTGGCTCAGGTGTATTGAGAAGTCCCTCATGGGTGAGTGGTTCTTTGGTGAGAGGAGGGGGTTCTTCCCCTTCAAAAATATCCAAATCCACGTCCTCACTCATGAGATTTTCTTCTCCAATAGGACTTTGTTTTTCCTTAGGAATTTCTACAGGTTTGTCAGCGGGTTTTTGCCCAAGCGCACCAACTAACTTTCCTAATATGGGATTGGATTTTAAATCTTCTGAGACCTGGGTTATCTGTTGAGAGATTTGTGGAGCTGTGGGATTTTGTGTTGTTTTGGGATCTTCCATAGCAGAATGAACCTGCGACTTAGGAACTACTTCAAAATGATTGCCTATGAGTTTTAAAATTTCAATTCTACGAGTTTCTTTGTTAAAACGTAGCGCATAACGATTGTTATCTTTGTCGATATATCTCTGTTGGATTTGAGAAATGGATAATTTAAGTGGATCAATTTCTGAAATGGAATCAATTTTTATATAATGGTATTTTGATTTTTCAGGAGTCACAGTCGTAAAATTTCCAACAAAGCTTCTGTGAAAGCATATGAGAGTAATACGTTCGGGTCAACTTCCTTCTCCCGAGAAATTAAACTTAATGTAAAAAAATCGTATCTGCTGAGTTCCATTCGTTCATAGTGCCCTGTTTCTCGTTTTTCAAAAATTCCCGGTTCCATTCCCTCTACTTTTAGGGATAAAATAGCCATTTTTATGACAAGGGCCAGGTCCAAATGCCTTTGTTTTAAAATCTCATAGAGTTCGGAATCGATCCAAATTAGGATTGGGAACATGGTTTTCTCCTACGAGAGGGGGTCGAAAGCTAGCTCTTTGGTTCCATTTTTTTCTCTTTCGCCTTGACCGGCAGGGTGGTACTCAAAAGATAAGTAAAAATTCCTCGTAGGGGACATTCCTTGGCTAATTTAAAATCATCTAAGAAAGACATTCGTAGAACCGCTCGTAGAAAAGAGCGAAATGGTGAAGATCGCACTGAATTGCGAACTTATGCTCGCCTCCTTCTCAAAGCAATCAAAGCTGGAGACAAAACAGAAGCACTCACTGTATTCTCTAAACTTGCTTCCAAGTTAGACAGAGCAGCAAAAACAAAACTCATCCATAAGAAAAATGCAGATCGTAAAAAATCTCGTATGGCTCTTCGTATCAACTCCATCGAAACAAAAGCCGCCTAACATTTGCTTTTAGCTAGAAGGAATGAGGCCACCAATGGTGGCCTTTTTTATTTCTAAATCTTATTTACAAATATCTCCACTCCGGTTCACTGGTCATAACAACGGGCGATTAGCTCAGCTGGGAGAGCAGCTGCCTTACAAGCAGCGGGTCGGCAGTTCAATCCTGTCATCGCCCAAACCGTTTTTCTTTTTATCTTCACCTTTATTCCACTCCTCTGACACATTCCAAAAAGCAAAAAGATAGACTTGCAGTGGGAATCCCCCAGCTTTGATAGTATTGTATGCGATTTACGAAAGAGTATGATCTGTCCTCCCTAATGATTTCTATCTCCGGTGTCCGGGGGAAAATTGGACAAGGATTTGGTTTAGAAGAAGCATTGGCATTTTCTAAATCCTTTGCTTCACTCATGAATGGTGGGACGGCAGTGATTGGGCGGGACTCAAGAC is a genomic window containing:
- a CDS encoding UDP-N-acetylmuramate--L-alanine ligase; the encoded protein is MKIFMVGIGGIAMGNLAYMLKNQGHDVSGSDQNLYPPMSDKLVEWGLSPKSGYRKENVKGADLVIIGNAISRGNPEVEEVLNTGMEYMSMAQAIGTFFLKNKKPIVISGTHGKTTTTFLTHWILESIGLKPGLFVGGIRKDGFPGFALGEGDYFVIEGDEYDSAFFDKSSKFLHYRPYYLAMNALDFDHADIFADLNAIKTMFKRLLNLVPGRGKVFYWKGSKNLVEITKDYKHAPVESFELGDKNSIFKYEKGVLSEIRTKNKLKPNLIGSHNYRNVEVAVRICLEIAPQKRKEILEAVESFPGVKRRQENLFVSDKSLLVEDFAHHPVAIQETIKAHKEAYPGYKIISLFEPRSATSHRNVFQDDFAKCFKGSDVSIVTEVYQVDKVNKPLRLNVKKLVKDISKNTKKEALYAKDPKEIPALLKKILPKFQKEKVIILAMSNGAFGGIYPELKSLIELRESV
- a CDS encoding ABC transporter ATP-binding protein, which produces MIQVSNLSKFYGEKRAISGLNFKLEKGEIVGLLGLNGAGKTTTIRILTGYLIPSAGDASIDGKSIFDFPLEAKQKIGYLPETPPLYEDMTILEYLQFVGRIKKIEESKLASEVEKVLLKTNITAVKDKLIGTLSLGYRKRVGIAQAILGDPEIVIMDEPISGLDPKQIVEIRNLIRSLAGDHTVLISSHILTEIYKTCDKFLFLHKGSLKQELSLSRLEEEMNRLAGWEVGLSGKESNDLHSFVKSVIGGSDTVTELGTNKEEIQFLVRTTNPKQFKESLFSKALSSGIQIESLKKQEVSLEQIFMEKI
- a CDS encoding Gldg family protein; its protein translation is MFLTADRILPFVSLLSLFAYFLFDGMVVDPKRRIIFFGVIFLFLASDTIVRAFSKGLRKEDQNRYIAAGFGIGAFLLSVLRDFLDLKPVAGFNEEVSAIPKVREFLLLCVVLLSIVFLLQIILLEIGKSSLEAQSNLAKSKSSLLQNAVLGFLFVLPIVVAVNYFAIKRNYNFDLSSQGKFSLSQISRNLIKPITKDVTITAFYPRPLEADGPANGDKLAAFALTRVRPDIEILLDQIKAENSHITVQFINADVEVDLLKEFGQVSNGTIFVRSQKQSLLTSGTPFAEERVIAKETKDLEDLERKLVGALLNVTTEQKKVYFTVSNGERYGMSFKALPNEQVNRFVSSLQFLNFKVAELGFAQGWPSKLPEDAEMLVVLGPTVPFSKEAKEELTKFVLEKNGKLLITMEPKGNEDFSWLLSNAGLKFKSSELIEREEKPGFVVAKRFPDNRLTDLLQKKDMGILFPYSGYLETDATVPSPHSFKSETLLESGFEAFSDENKNGKLDPNEKKESKILSIVLTPMSLANDKVGKIILHTGTSWITDQFIPYAMNSQFSTVSITGLFQDTAVAEIPLKKEELDTISLSDNQKLVAWVIGVFLFPGFILAVGSYFVYSRRKSSMIEV
- a CDS encoding thiolase C-terminal domain-containing protein; translation: MDPILLGVADTIESEFDSEVYKTLSPLEKYHSLLFRSVDKLFGFLGTDRSKIAPYLTDFVSIEAQSLGREGYGFTVKDSNDMGFGGLACHTVDLGGASVGGAIAEAHTIVKANPYAVVLVAAADVPKSVFKQVSDLKRLTATVCHKDWEMPYGATLIGLYSLLCERMMFDTGVTSEDLEEITKHFRTLAETNPRAFQFQKPLTEKQLKKPLSGVYSTPMIAIVTDHGVATLITSEFMKQKLIENKIIKKDSEHIYLAGSGHSAHAEYFIQKKDLKSPAALACERAVASSGFNRSEIEYAWIYDCFTGMIIHEAGLYFGVSPKETATALRRGKISNGTKEIPINLGGGILNYQAAMALSGATGLIDIASQYGLAVDPIPEKLGTPPNVSLLGGNGGIDSINSVVLFSKEKPKPSREPFTLKPLEVNVPSPKLGEKATILTVSTIYFNPGGEKKPPYLIVCSTKENGEMVLTNLYGKDGTEILSKEGLELGKSKVEFQEIGGKIQAVLLG
- a CDS encoding LIC_10450 family protein: MTPEKSKYHYIKIDSISEIDPLKLSISQIQQRYIDKDNNRYALRFNKETRRIEILKLIGNHFEVVPKSQVHSAMEDPKTTQNPTAPQISQQITQVSEDLKSNPILGKLVGALGQKPADKPVEIPKEKQSPIGEENLMSEDVDLDIFEGEEPPPLTKEPLTHEGLLNTPEPPSPKEHETVENAEPNLQVGADSEEKTAYQSIEDFIKLLSTYRERVTAIIRNLQSSRIFELTGDPSENKNIVGNFAREMEAQVFEAIDKMIDLHKEMTSYPRPITYYISKAPAEKREEMKFIESDKEKLNRLHLFEMQRLSDIIVKDFKKLSLQLLNILNLKNEIQVKQLQYANQLMYVDAKNASLYFAQDLDKTILDIEHWKQSK
- a CDS encoding ABC transporter permease, with product MNWQTAVWIYKKELRLFFGTYMGPLVLGGTAFLNALFVMILNFNGTANYEIATYITFISFMTTILIAMVIISMGSIVEERNKGTLELLFTSPVTDLEIVFGKFLFGVTVCGIITIFINGLFPLLLYSFWKAPFYMVASGSVGVFLLGVFTFTIGMFGSSLGKNQMISLLISVLIILTLWVVGYFSHLFQATTRKVLFHLHIFSHFAAFAKGVVPLTGIVFFLSGTFLFLYLTVKVLESRRWRG
- the rpsT gene encoding 30S ribosomal protein S20 encodes the protein MANLKSSKKDIRRTARRKERNGEDRTELRTYARLLLKAIKAGDKTEALTVFSKLASKLDRAAKTKLIHKKNADRKKSRMALRINSIETKAA
- the pheS gene encoding phenylalanine--tRNA ligase subunit alpha, which codes for MSLSQEIEALVKEAESVLSSATSEQDLDSLKNQFIGKKGKLTSVLKGLASLSVEEKKTVGKQANEAQSQLESFVETKRTSLKESFYENKLGQEFFDSLRPLASKERGSLHPISQIQYEIEDIFTSMGFSVMDGPEVETDENNFGALNFTEDHPARDMQDTFYTADGNLLRTHTSAIQVRALRKLKPPFRIIAPGRVFRYEEVDASHENTFYQVEGMVVGENISVAHLIYTMETLLSRVFRKEIKTRLRPGYFPFVEPGFELDINCLVCGGEGCSVCKHSGWLELLPCGLVHPNVLEAAGLDSKKWTGFAFGLGLDRLVMMRYGIHDIRYFQSGNLRFLKQF